The following are encoded together in the Pectinophora gossypiella chromosome 14, ilPecGoss1.1, whole genome shotgun sequence genome:
- the LOC126372743 gene encoding large subunit GTPase 1 homolog — protein MGKKNKDSLGRALIKDRFSKNRHRKHVEDNTMLHTTEVNDGYDWGRLNLQSVTAESSLQEFLSTAELAQREFTAEKLNLKYVSSVPSEVEAATSQPNFDEPLTVPRRPPWKPGITAEEQSDREREAFLEWRRNLNELQAKLGAALTPYERNPELWKQLWRTLEKSDVVLLLLDARNPLLFRCADLEKYAAEQQCKCILLLNKADLISEYQRKCWAEYFDKEKVPIVFFSAAKPTKERKISEESDKSEEKIISEIDPEDSETDNTDADNEDSDFDKEALKGSEEDIELFKKQLGDLNEAVANTANKIDNIQNTLDKVLENFRLGKPVELLQSNTVSENKNEEGAAAGSEEKTDENTEVKNSHEIFDRDRLVGVLKELKLENLKNPPRVTVGMIGYPNVGKSSTVNVLMQTKKVSVSSMPGHTRHIQSLILDEGIELLDCPGLVLPAYAVAPDLLLTAVLPIDQMRSHDAAMARLCQLVSKHTFEQKYGLLLPQEHTDVDYKQILTAHAFNRGFMTAAGQPDQSRSARLLLKDAASGKLQWEQLPPGCAPAPIEDMLAERRQKRKPTPREARMVEGWLSKAAEIDKAFFANQRATVHVKGKPIMGVSGAQPADHPYTKPWKLEKRHANKNKREKLRRVYAHLDEH, from the exons ATGGGTAAAAAGAATAAAGATTCTCTCGGGCGAGCACTCATCAAGGACAGATTCTCTAAGAATCGGCACCGAAAACATGTTGAAGACAACACTATG CTCCATACAACTGAAGTAAATGATGGCTACGACTGGGGCCGTCTTAATTTACAATCTGTAACAGCGGAGTCATCACTACAAGAGTTCCTATCAACAGCAGAACTAGCTCAAAGAGAATTTACTGCTGAGAAACTGAACTTAAAATATGTTTCTTCAGTACCCAGTGAGGTCGAAGCTGCTACGTCCCAGCCAAACTTTGATGAGCCTTTAACTGTACCAAGGAG GCCGCCATGGAAACCAGGTATAACAGCCGAGGAACAGAGTGACAGGGAGCGAGAAGCTTTCCTAGAGTGGCGTCGTAACCTAAACGAGCTGCAAGCTAAACTGGGGGCTGCCTTGACACCCTATGAACGGAATCCGGAGCTCTGGAAGCAATTGTGGAGAACTTTGGAGAAGTCTGACGTTGTTCTTCTACTGTTGGATGCTAGGAACCCTTTGCTGTTCAG GTGTGCGGATTTGGAGAAGTATGCTGCAGAACAACAGTGCAAATGTATTCTGTTGTTGAACAAGGCTGATTTGATCAGTGAATATCAACGTAAATGTTGGGCAGAATATTTTGATAAAGAG AAAGTGCCCATTGTTTTCTTCTCGGCTGCAAAACCTACAAAAGAAAGGAAGATATCTGAAGAAAGTGACAAATCAGAAGAGAAAATTATATCTGAAATTGACCCAGAAGACTCAGAAACTGATAACACTGACGCAGACAATGAAGATAGTGACTTTGATAAAGAAGCCTTAAAGGGTAGTGAAGAAGACATAGAATTGTTTAAAAAACAACTAGGGGATCTTAATGAAGCTGTAGCAAATACTGCTAACAAAATTGATAACATACAAAATACGTTAGATAAGGTTCTAGAAAACTTTAGGCTTGGTAAACCTGTGGAACTTTTGCAGAGTAATACAGTTTCTGAAAACAAAAACGAGGAAGGCGCTGCTGCAGGTTCCGAAGAAAAAACTGATGAAAACACAGAAGTGAAGAACTCACATGAAATATTTGATAGGGATAGGCTAGTAGGAGTGTTGAAAGAACTAAAGTTAGAGAATTTGAAGAACCCTCCTAGAGTGACAGTGGGTATGATTGGCTACCCCAATGTTGGGAAATCCAGTACTGTCAATGTTCTAATGCAGACTAAGAAA GTGAGTGTGAGTTCGATGCCGGGTCACACACGACACATCCAGTCTCTGATCCTGGACGAGGGTATAGAGCTGTTGGACTGCCCCGGGCTGGTGTTGCCAGCGTACGCCGTCGCACCAGACTTATTACTAACCGCTGTGCTGCCTATTGATCAG ATGCGGTCTCACGATGCGGCGATGGCGCGTCTCTGCCAGCTGGTCAGCAAGCACACGTTCGAGCAGAAGTACGGACTGCTACTGCCACAGGAGCACACAGACGTCGACTACAAGCAGATACTTACCGCGCATGCCT TCAACCGAGGGTTTATGACGGCGGCCGGCCAACCGGATCAGTCCAGATCAGCTCGCTTGCTGCTCAAGGATGCAGCCAGCGGCAAGCTTCAATGGGAGCAGCTGCCTCCAGGGTGTGCGCCGGCGCCTATAGAGGACATGCTGGCTGAACGACGACAGAAGAGGAAGCCCACACCGCGAGAGGCTAGGATGGTTGAG GGTTGGTTGAGCAAGGCAGCTGAAATAGACAAAGCTTTCTTCGCCAACCAGAGGGCGACGGTGCACGTTAAAGGAAAACCTATTATGGG